Proteins encoded by one window of Streptococcus sanguinis:
- the yycF gene encoding response regulator YycF, whose translation MKKILVVDDEKPISDIIKFNMAKEGYEVLTAFDGKEALEMFEAEQPDILILDLMLPEVDGLEVARTIRKTSNVPIIVLSAKDSEFDKVIGLEIGADDYVTKPFSNRELQARVKALLRRADLVVENQVEESGPNELTIGELQILPDAFVAKKHGKELELTHREFELLHHLATHIGQVMTREHLLETVWGYDYFGDVRTVDVTIRRLREKIEDTPSRPEYILTRRGVGYYMRNND comes from the coding sequence ATGAAGAAAATATTAGTTGTAGATGATGAGAAGCCAATCTCAGATATTATTAAGTTTAATATGGCCAAAGAAGGCTATGAGGTTTTGACTGCCTTTGATGGCAAGGAAGCCTTGGAAATGTTTGAAGCAGAACAGCCAGACATCTTGATTCTGGACTTGATGCTGCCGGAAGTGGACGGACTGGAAGTTGCTCGGACTATTCGCAAGACCAGCAATGTTCCGATTATTGTATTGTCTGCTAAGGACAGTGAGTTTGACAAGGTTATCGGCCTTGAAATCGGTGCAGATGACTATGTGACCAAGCCTTTCTCAAATCGTGAGCTGCAGGCGCGTGTCAAGGCACTTCTTCGTCGGGCAGACCTTGTTGTGGAAAACCAAGTAGAAGAAAGTGGCCCGAACGAGTTGACCATTGGAGAACTGCAGATTTTGCCAGATGCTTTTGTTGCTAAGAAGCATGGCAAGGAGCTGGAGCTGACCCACCGTGAGTTTGAACTGCTTCACCATTTGGCGACACATATCGGTCAGGTCATGACACGTGAGCACTTGCTGGAAACAGTATGGGGCTATGACTATTTTGGCGATGTCCGTACAGTGGATGTGACGATTCGCCGTCTGCGTGAAAAGATTGAAGATACGCCAAGCCGTCCTGAGTATATCTTGACTCGCCGCGGAGTTGGCTATTATATGAGAAATAATGATTGA
- a CDS encoding DUF454 family protein has protein sequence MRPIYFVIGLLSLGLGVLGIFLPLLPTTPFLLLSIACFSRSSKRFENWLYHTKMYQTYVADFRETGTIAKERKKKIIISIYILMGISIFLAPIIWVKIGLLGLTIFITYYLFKVIPDKE, from the coding sequence ATGCGACCAATTTACTTTGTGATAGGTCTATTATCTTTAGGGTTAGGTGTTTTGGGAATTTTTCTTCCTCTCCTGCCGACGACACCATTTCTTCTCTTGTCCATTGCCTGCTTTTCACGCAGTTCCAAGCGTTTTGAGAATTGGCTCTATCATACAAAGATGTATCAGACCTATGTGGCAGATTTTCGAGAGACGGGAACGATTGCCAAGGAGCGAAAGAAAAAGATTATTATTTCCATCTATATCTTGATGGGGATTTCCATTTTTCTAGCGCCTATTATTTGGGTCAAGATTGGACTGTTGGGTCTGACCATTTTTATCACCTATTATTTGTTTAAAGTAATTCCAGATAAGGAATAG
- a CDS encoding Cof-type HAD-IIB family hydrolase, protein MADIKLIALDLDGTLLNSDKKISDRNLAALKAAQDKGVKVVLTTGRPLKAMDFFLHELGTDGREDEYTITFNGGLVQRNTGEILDKTVFSYDDVARIYEETDKLHIPLDAICEGLVYQIQSDQDSLYAQFNPALTFESIDFSNLSSQQTYNKCVTAYAQQPLDAAIEQISPELFERYEIFKSREMLLEWSPKNVHKANGLEKLIAHLGIERSQVMACGDEANDLSMIEWAGLGVAMQNAVAIVKEAANVVTPMTNDEDAVAWAIEEYILKED, encoded by the coding sequence ATGGCAGATATAAAACTGATTGCTCTGGACTTGGATGGAACTCTTCTGAATTCAGACAAGAAGATTTCTGACCGCAATTTAGCAGCTCTAAAAGCAGCTCAGGATAAGGGAGTTAAGGTAGTTCTGACTACTGGTCGTCCCCTCAAGGCCATGGACTTTTTCCTGCATGAGCTGGGAACAGACGGTCGAGAGGATGAGTACACCATTACTTTTAATGGTGGTCTTGTTCAGCGCAACACTGGAGAAATCCTTGATAAAACGGTCTTTTCTTATGATGATGTGGCCCGGATTTACGAGGAGACAGACAAGCTCCATATCCCTCTTGATGCTATCTGCGAAGGACTTGTCTATCAGATTCAGTCCGATCAAGACTCGCTTTATGCCCAGTTCAATCCTGCTCTAACCTTTGAGTCTATTGATTTCAGTAATTTGTCCAGTCAGCAGACTTATAATAAATGTGTCACTGCTTATGCTCAACAACCACTGGATGCTGCTATTGAGCAAATCTCTCCAGAATTATTTGAGCGCTATGAGATTTTCAAATCTAGAGAAATGTTGCTGGAGTGGTCACCGAAAAATGTGCATAAGGCTAATGGTCTGGAGAAACTGATTGCCCATTTAGGCATTGAGAGAAGTCAGGTCATGGCCTGTGGTGATGAAGCCAATGATCTTTCTATGATTGAGTGGGCTGGTCTGGGAGTAGCCATGCAGAATGCAGTAGCCATCGTCAAAGAAGCAGCCAATGTGGTGACACCTATGACCAATGATGAGGATGCAGTGGCTTGGGCTATTGAAGAATATATACTAAAGGAGGATTAG
- the rnc gene encoding ribonuclease III codes for MENLKKALLEQFDLVFSDETLLETAFTHTSYANEHRLLKISHNERLEFLGDAVLQLIISEYLYTKYPKRPEGDLSKLRSMIVREESLAGFARDCQFDHFIKLGRGEEKSGGRNRDTILGDLFEAFLGALLLDKGVEAVKSFLYQVMIPKVEAGDFERVTDYKTKLQELLQINGDVEITYQVVSETGPAHAKNFEVAVLINGRKSGQGQGRSKKLAEQEAAKNAFEKESSSCF; via the coding sequence ATGGAAAATTTGAAAAAAGCATTGCTGGAGCAGTTTGACTTGGTTTTCTCTGATGAGACCTTGTTGGAAACAGCTTTTACCCATACGAGCTATGCCAATGAGCACCGCCTCTTAAAAATTTCACACAATGAACGCTTGGAATTTTTAGGAGACGCTGTTCTGCAACTGATTATTTCGGAGTATCTTTATACCAAGTATCCTAAGAGACCAGAGGGCGACTTGTCCAAGCTGCGTTCCATGATTGTTCGGGAGGAGAGCCTGGCAGGCTTTGCCCGTGATTGTCAGTTTGATCATTTTATCAAGCTGGGACGCGGTGAGGAGAAGTCTGGCGGACGGAATCGTGATACGATTTTAGGGGATTTATTCGAGGCCTTTTTAGGTGCCTTGCTCTTAGATAAGGGTGTGGAAGCAGTCAAAAGCTTTCTCTATCAAGTCATGATTCCTAAGGTGGAAGCGGGAGATTTTGAGCGGGTGACGGACTATAAGACCAAGCTGCAGGAGTTGCTGCAGATTAATGGTGATGTGGAAATTACCTATCAGGTCGTCTCTGAGACAGGGCCGGCTCATGCAAAAAATTTCGAGGTGGCTGTTCTTATCAATGGCCGCAAGTCCGGTCAAGGCCAGGGGCGTTCTAAAAAGCTGGCCGAGCAGGAAGCTGCTAAAAACGCATTTGAAAAGGAAAGTTCTTCATGTTTTTAA
- a CDS encoding MBL fold metallo-hydrolase — MTKGFQYSILASGSSGNCFYLETDQKRILVDAGLSGKKITSLLGEIGRKPEDLDAILVTHEHKDHIHGVGVLARKYHLDIYANEATWKAMEKDLGKLDASQKHIFELGKTKTFGDLDVESFGVSHDAVCPQFYRFMKDDKSFVMLTDTGYVSDRMAGIIENADGYLIESNHDIEILRSGAYPWSLKQRILSDMGHLSNEDGAETMIRTLGNRTKRIYLGHLSKENNIKELAHMTMVNQLAQADMAVGHDFQVYDTSPDTATPLTSI, encoded by the coding sequence ATGACTAAAGGATTTCAATACAGTATTCTGGCGTCAGGATCAAGCGGTAATTGTTTCTATCTGGAAACAGACCAAAAGCGGATTCTGGTTGACGCTGGCTTATCAGGCAAGAAAATTACTAGTTTGTTGGGCGAAATTGGCCGCAAGCCTGAGGATTTGGATGCTATTTTAGTGACTCATGAGCACAAGGATCACATTCATGGTGTTGGTGTATTGGCCCGCAAGTATCATCTGGATATTTATGCTAATGAGGCCACTTGGAAGGCTATGGAAAAGGACTTGGGCAAGCTGGATGCGAGCCAAAAGCATATCTTTGAATTGGGAAAGACCAAGACCTTTGGAGACTTGGATGTGGAGAGCTTTGGTGTCAGTCATGACGCAGTCTGTCCACAATTTTACCGTTTTATGAAGGATGACAAGAGTTTTGTCATGCTGACGGATACGGGCTATGTCAGTGACCGGATGGCTGGGATTATCGAAAATGCCGACGGGTACCTGATTGAGAGCAACCATGATATTGAAATTCTTCGCAGCGGTGCCTACCCATGGAGTCTCAAGCAGCGAATTCTGTCGGATATGGGTCACTTGTCCAATGAAGATGGAGCAGAGACCATGATTCGGACTCTAGGCAATCGCACCAAGCGAATCTATCTGGGGCATCTCAGTAAGGAAAATAATATCAAGGAATTGGCTCACATGACCATGGTCAATCAACTGGCTCAAGCCGATATGGCAGTCGGCCACGATTTCCAGGTCTATGATACCTCGCCTGATACCGCGACACCTTTGACGAGTATTTAG
- a CDS encoding Cof-type HAD-IIB family hydrolase — MSIKLVATDMDGTFLDSKGQFDMDRLKHVLTRFKEKGMYFAVASGRGLLSLEKLFEEVRNEIIFIAENGSLVEFHGEDLYEATMPRDFYLKVFDKLQESPYVNVNELLLTGKRACYVLETVDPTYLSFSAHYNENIQKVASLTDIDDEIFKFTTNFAEDQVAAGEAWVNENIDGVKAMTTGYKSIDIVLDHVDKGVAIVELAKKLDIDLSQVMVFGDNLNDLHMMQVAGYPIATENARPEVLEVAKEVIGHHDAQSVITYMEGL; from the coding sequence ATGAGTATAAAATTAGTAGCAACGGATATGGACGGCACCTTTTTGGACAGTAAAGGTCAGTTTGATATGGACCGGCTCAAGCATGTTTTGACTCGCTTCAAAGAAAAAGGCATGTATTTTGCCGTAGCCAGCGGGCGGGGCCTCTTGTCGCTGGAAAAGTTGTTTGAGGAAGTGCGCAATGAGATTATTTTTATTGCTGAAAACGGCAGTTTGGTGGAATTTCACGGCGAGGATCTCTATGAAGCAACTATGCCTCGGGACTTTTACCTCAAGGTTTTTGACAAGCTGCAGGAATCTCCCTATGTCAATGTCAACGAGCTGCTTTTGACGGGCAAACGTGCCTGCTATGTCTTGGAGACTGTGGATCCGACCTATCTTTCCTTCAGTGCTCATTATAATGAAAACATTCAAAAAGTAGCTAGCCTGACTGATATCGACGATGAAATTTTCAAGTTTACGACCAATTTTGCTGAGGACCAAGTCGCAGCTGGTGAAGCTTGGGTCAATGAGAATATTGATGGAGTCAAGGCCATGACAACTGGCTACAAGTCCATTGACATCGTTCTGGACCATGTGGATAAGGGGGTTGCCATTGTTGAGCTGGCCAAGAAGCTAGATATAGATCTTTCTCAGGTTATGGTTTTTGGTGATAATCTCAATGATTTGCACATGATGCAGGTGGCTGGCTATCCGATTGCGACTGAAAATGCTCGCCCTGAGGTTTTAGAAGTCGCCAAGGAAGTCATCGGTCACCATGATGCTCAGTCGGTTATCACTTACATGGAGGGATTATAA
- a CDS encoding amino acid ABC transporter ATP-binding protein, with protein MALVEFKNVEKYYGDYHALRNINLSFEKGQVVVLLGPSGSGKSTLIRTINALEGIDQGSLIVNGHEIVNAAAKDLVNLRKEVGMVFQHFNLYPHKTVLENVTLAPIKVLGMDKQEAKKIAQKYLEFVNMWDKKDSYPGMLSGGQKQRIAIARGLAMHPELLLFDEPTSALDPETIGDVLAVMQKLAKDGMNMIVVTHEMGFAREVADRIIFMADGEVLVDTTDVDAFFDNPTEPRAKQFLSKIINHESDNVLS; from the coding sequence ATGGCTTTAGTTGAATTTAAAAATGTCGAAAAGTATTACGGAGACTACCATGCTCTGCGCAATATCAATCTCAGTTTTGAAAAAGGACAAGTAGTCGTACTGTTAGGACCATCTGGCTCAGGAAAATCTACTCTTATCCGTACAATCAACGCTTTAGAAGGTATTGATCAGGGGAGCTTGATCGTCAATGGCCATGAGATCGTGAACGCTGCTGCCAAAGATCTGGTCAACTTACGCAAAGAAGTCGGAATGGTCTTTCAACACTTTAATCTTTACCCCCACAAAACGGTGTTAGAAAATGTCACTTTGGCGCCTATTAAAGTTCTAGGAATGGATAAACAAGAAGCTAAAAAAATCGCTCAAAAATATCTAGAATTTGTCAACATGTGGGACAAGAAAGACTCTTACCCAGGCATGCTGTCCGGTGGACAAAAGCAAAGGATTGCCATTGCCCGTGGATTAGCCATGCACCCTGAGCTCCTGCTCTTTGATGAACCGACTTCTGCCCTGGACCCTGAAACAATCGGGGATGTTCTGGCTGTTATGCAAAAATTAGCCAAAGACGGCATGAACATGATTGTGGTCACACACGAAATGGGATTTGCCCGTGAGGTTGCTGACCGTATTATCTTCATGGCAGACGGTGAGGTGTTAGTGGATACTACTGATGTTGATGCTTTCTTTGACAATCCTACCGAACCCCGCGCTAAGCAGTTTCTCAGTAAAATTATCAACCATGAGAGTGATAACGTGCTTTCTTAA
- the smc gene encoding chromosome segregation protein SMC, whose protein sequence is MFLKEIEIQGFKSFADKTKVVFDQGVTAVVGPNGSGKSNITESLRWALGESSVKSLRGGKMPDVIFAGTETRKPLNYASVVVVLDNSDQFIKDAANEIRVERHIYRSGDSEYKIDGKKVRLRDVHDLFMDTGLGRDSFSIISQGKVEEIFNSKPEERRVIFEEAAGVLKYKTRRKETESKLSQTQDNLDRLEDIIYELESQVKPLEKQAETAKRFLSLDGQRRELYLDVLVAQLTANKEKLIKAEEDLTNIQQELAAYYSKRDELEVENQTLKAKRHELNQTLSDDQASLLELTRLISDLERQIDLSKLESSQAATSRRENEERLAALSEKLAQIESNIEDKQAELSQIAAQLTDNEESIAALEAELADFSDDPDQLIEHLREQYVKLMQEEANLSNDLTSLESQLASELKLAESKKADYAKLQADLEASQTQEQAGLEELEIARQALKNLLADYQSQVQLVEKLEADYKHQQTKMFELLDDLKNKQARSNSLEAILKNHSNFYAGVKSVLQEAGRLGGIVGAVSEKLSFDPHYQTALEIALGASSQNIIVEDEAAATRAIEFLKKNRAGRATFLPLTTIKPRQLPDHNRATIEKSAGFLGLASSLVTYESSLDSIFQNLLGTTAIFDTVEHARAAAHQVRYQVRMVTLDGTELRTGGSYAGGANRNNNTIFIKPELDALLEEIKQKNISLKEQEEAVQILQNQLSQAKQVLEQIKTDGEQARLAEQKANLAYEQLAKRVEELTSLKNLQEQELAGQSALDISEEKDRLQARLTEIVQEKTDITAEIEQVKSNKDAVQARFDKLSSRLAELKLQRTELTSNQRFEKNDLERLSEEKASLAKEQATLELLMEQKEQSSLQKVDITILEEQLEAAKQEKSELDQRLIRLKFELEDLEGQSDDIASRLEQARHQNEELIRRQAKAEAEKDKLMDVMRRLASNLTDDYQMSFEEASSQARPLESLPAAESQVKDLEKAIRALGPVNLEAVEQFEEVSNRLNFLNEQRDDVLSAKNLLLETIEEMNDEVKERFKSTFEAIRESFKVTFRQMFGGGSADLILTEGDLLTAGVEISVQPPGKKIQSLNLMSGGEKALSALALLFSIIRVKTIPFVILDEVEAALDEANVKRFGDYLNRFDKDSQFIVVTHRKGTMSAADSIYGVTMQESGVSKIVSVKLKDLESM, encoded by the coding sequence ATGTTTTTAAAGGAAATTGAAATTCAGGGCTTCAAGTCTTTTGCTGATAAGACTAAAGTTGTCTTTGATCAGGGAGTGACAGCGGTTGTTGGGCCAAACGGTTCCGGCAAGTCCAATATTACGGAGAGCCTGCGCTGGGCCTTGGGAGAGTCCAGTGTGAAAAGTCTGCGGGGCGGCAAGATGCCCGATGTGATTTTTGCGGGAACAGAAACCCGCAAGCCACTCAATTACGCATCCGTGGTAGTGGTTCTGGACAACAGTGACCAATTTATCAAGGATGCTGCCAATGAGATTCGGGTGGAGCGTCACATTTACCGCAGCGGTGATAGTGAGTATAAGATTGACGGCAAAAAGGTCCGTCTGCGCGATGTCCATGATCTCTTCATGGATACTGGACTGGGACGAGATTCCTTCTCCATCATTTCCCAAGGGAAGGTTGAGGAAATCTTCAACAGCAAGCCAGAGGAACGTCGGGTAATCTTTGAAGAAGCTGCTGGAGTGCTTAAGTATAAGACACGTCGTAAGGAAACGGAAAGCAAGCTTAGTCAAACTCAGGATAATCTGGATCGACTGGAAGACATTATCTACGAGCTGGAGAGCCAGGTCAAGCCCTTGGAGAAGCAGGCTGAAACTGCTAAGCGCTTCTTGAGTCTGGATGGCCAGCGCCGAGAGCTTTACTTGGATGTTTTGGTCGCTCAGCTGACAGCTAATAAGGAAAAGTTGATCAAGGCTGAAGAAGATTTGACGAATATCCAGCAGGAGCTGGCAGCCTACTACAGCAAGCGAGATGAGCTGGAAGTTGAAAACCAAACCTTGAAGGCCAAGCGCCATGAGCTCAATCAAACTTTGTCTGATGATCAAGCTAGTTTGCTGGAATTGACCCGCTTAATCAGTGATTTGGAGCGTCAGATTGATCTTTCTAAGTTGGAGTCCAGTCAGGCAGCGACGAGCCGCCGGGAAAATGAAGAGCGTTTGGCTGCTTTGTCAGAAAAACTGGCTCAGATAGAAAGCAACATAGAAGACAAGCAGGCTGAATTGAGCCAAATAGCTGCCCAACTGACTGACAATGAGGAGTCTATCGCTGCTTTGGAAGCAGAATTAGCAGACTTTTCAGATGATCCAGATCAGCTGATTGAGCATCTGCGTGAGCAGTATGTCAAGCTCATGCAGGAAGAGGCAAATCTTTCTAATGACTTGACTTCTCTGGAGAGCCAGCTGGCTAGCGAGCTTAAATTGGCTGAGAGCAAGAAAGCAGACTATGCTAAGCTACAGGCTGATTTGGAAGCTAGTCAGACTCAGGAGCAGGCTGGTTTGGAGGAGTTGGAAATTGCTCGCCAAGCCCTCAAGAATCTACTAGCAGACTACCAAAGTCAGGTTCAGTTGGTAGAGAAGCTAGAGGCTGATTATAAGCATCAGCAGACTAAGATGTTTGAGCTTTTGGACGACCTCAAAAACAAGCAGGCACGTTCTAATAGTTTGGAAGCCATTCTCAAAAATCACAGCAATTTCTATGCTGGGGTCAAGAGTGTGCTGCAGGAAGCTGGCCGACTGGGTGGCATTGTTGGAGCAGTCAGCGAAAAACTCAGCTTCGATCCCCACTATCAGACAGCGCTGGAAATTGCGTTGGGAGCCAGCAGTCAGAATATCATCGTAGAAGATGAGGCGGCTGCGACTCGGGCTATCGAATTTCTGAAGAAAAATCGAGCTGGCCGGGCAACCTTCCTGCCTTTAACAACCATCAAGCCGCGTCAGCTGCCTGACCATAACCGTGCTACGATTGAAAAAAGTGCTGGTTTTCTGGGACTGGCTTCTTCTTTGGTCACCTATGAGTCATCGTTAGACAGCATTTTTCAAAATCTGCTGGGAACGACCGCTATTTTTGATACAGTGGAGCATGCCCGAGCAGCGGCTCATCAAGTGCGCTATCAGGTTCGCATGGTGACTTTGGATGGAACAGAGCTTCGGACTGGCGGATCTTATGCTGGTGGTGCCAACCGCAACAACAATACTATCTTTATCAAGCCGGAGCTAGATGCTCTGCTTGAAGAGATTAAGCAGAAAAATATCAGCTTGAAAGAGCAGGAAGAAGCAGTGCAAATTCTGCAAAACCAGCTAAGTCAGGCTAAGCAGGTATTGGAACAAATCAAGACAGACGGTGAGCAAGCTCGCTTGGCTGAGCAAAAGGCTAATCTAGCCTATGAACAGTTGGCCAAGCGTGTAGAAGAACTCACAAGTCTGAAAAATCTACAGGAGCAAGAGTTGGCTGGTCAGTCTGCTTTGGATATTTCAGAAGAGAAAGACCGACTGCAGGCCCGCTTGACTGAGATTGTGCAAGAAAAAACGGATATCACTGCAGAAATAGAGCAGGTTAAGTCGAACAAAGATGCTGTTCAGGCTCGTTTCGACAAGCTTTCCTCTCGTCTAGCTGAACTCAAGCTCCAGCGAACAGAGTTGACCTCCAACCAACGCTTTGAAAAGAATGACTTGGAGCGTCTGTCCGAGGAAAAAGCCAGCCTTGCAAAAGAGCAGGCGACCTTGGAACTTTTGATGGAGCAAAAGGAGCAGTCCAGCTTGCAAAAGGTGGATATTACGATTCTGGAAGAGCAATTAGAGGCCGCCAAGCAAGAAAAGAGTGAGCTGGATCAAAGACTGATTCGTCTGAAATTTGAGCTTGAAGATCTGGAAGGTCAGTCTGACGATATTGCCAGTCGTTTGGAGCAAGCCCGCCATCAAAATGAAGAATTGATTCGTCGGCAAGCCAAGGCAGAGGCAGAAAAGGATAAGCTCATGGATGTCATGCGCCGTCTGGCAAGCAATCTGACAGATGACTATCAGATGAGCTTTGAAGAAGCAAGCAGCCAGGCTCGTCCGTTAGAAAGTTTGCCAGCTGCTGAAAGTCAGGTTAAGGATCTAGAAAAAGCCATTCGAGCTTTAGGTCCAGTCAATCTGGAAGCAGTTGAGCAGTTTGAAGAAGTCAGCAACCGTTTGAACTTCCTCAACGAGCAGCGAGACGATGTCCTATCAGCTAAAAATCTGCTCTTAGAGACGATTGAAGAGATGAATGACGAAGTCAAGGAACGCTTTAAATCAACCTTTGAAGCCATTCGTGAAAGCTTCAAGGTGACTTTCCGACAGATGTTTGGTGGTGGTTCGGCAGACTTGATATTGACGGAGGGAGACTTGCTGACGGCTGGTGTAGAAATCTCCGTGCAGCCTCCCGGCAAGAAGATCCAGTCGCTCAATCTGATGAGCGGTGGCGAGAAGGCCTTGTCAGCTTTGGCTCTGCTTTTCTCTATCATCCGTGTTAAGACCATTCCTTTTGTCATCTTGGATGAGGTAGAAGCAGCGCTGGACGAGGCTAATGTTAAACGCTTTGGGGATTATCTCAATCGATTTGACAAGGACAGCCAGTTCATCGTGGTCACTCACCGTAAGGGAACCATGTCAGCTGCAGACTCTATTTACGGAGTTACCATGCAGGAGTCTGGGGTTTCCAAGATTGTCTCGGTCAAGTTAAAAGATTTAGAAAGTATGTAA
- the vicK gene encoding cell wall metabolism sensor histidine kinase VicK codes for MIEAIKQFVISADFVFAIIIIGFIVVVALLLLENRRDNQKLVQLNQKVKDLIAGDYSEVLDMQGSPEITDMTNSINDLSEVIRLTHENLEQETKRLSSILSYMTDGVLATNRRGQIITINDMATKQLGVKRDEVQNMSILDLLSISDEYDLRDLITNVPELTIDSQDENGEYLSLRVRFALVRRESGFISGLVAVLHDTTEQDKEERERRLFVSNVSHELRTPLTSVKSYLEALDEGALSEPVAPDFVKVSLNETNRMMRMVTDLLSLSRIDNETSHLEVELTNFTAFITFILNRFDKIKNQDETKKYEIIRDYPITPIWVEIDTDKLTQVIDNIMNNAIKYSPDGGTITVSIKTTDEQLILSIADEGLGIPKQDLPKIFDRFYRVDKARSRAQGGTGLGLAIAKEIIKQHQGFIWAKSEYGVGSTFTIVLPYENDGVRDDDWDNEDI; via the coding sequence ATGATTGAAGCAATTAAACAATTTGTGATTTCTGCGGATTTTGTCTTTGCAATCATTATTATCGGCTTCATTGTAGTTGTGGCCTTGCTTTTATTGGAAAATCGCCGGGATAACCAAAAGCTTGTACAGCTTAATCAAAAGGTTAAAGATTTGATTGCAGGTGACTATTCTGAAGTGCTGGACATGCAGGGAAGTCCGGAAATCACAGATATGACCAACAGTATCAATGATCTTTCAGAGGTCATTCGACTGACACATGAAAACCTTGAGCAAGAAACAAAACGCCTTTCCAGTATCCTGTCCTATATGACAGATGGCGTGCTTGCGACCAACCGCCGGGGACAGATTATTACTATCAACGATATGGCAACCAAGCAGTTGGGAGTTAAGAGAGATGAGGTCCAAAATATGAGTATTTTGGATCTGCTTTCGATTTCAGACGAGTATGATTTGCGGGATCTAATTACCAATGTTCCTGAGCTGACGATAGATTCTCAGGATGAAAATGGTGAGTACTTGAGCTTGCGGGTTCGCTTTGCCTTGGTAAGGCGGGAGTCGGGCTTCATTTCTGGTTTGGTAGCTGTCCTGCATGATACGACCGAGCAGGACAAGGAAGAGCGGGAGCGTCGCCTCTTTGTCTCTAACGTCAGCCATGAGTTGCGGACTCCGCTGACCAGTGTCAAGTCCTATCTGGAAGCCTTGGATGAGGGAGCCTTGTCTGAGCCAGTAGCACCGGACTTTGTCAAGGTATCGCTCAATGAAACCAATCGCATGATGCGGATGGTGACGGACTTGCTTAGTCTATCCCGTATCGACAATGAGACCAGTCATCTGGAAGTGGAACTGACGAATTTCACAGCCTTTATCACTTTTATCCTCAATCGCTTTGACAAGATAAAAAATCAAGACGAGACCAAGAAATATGAGATTATCCGTGATTATCCTATAACACCGATCTGGGTGGAGATTGATACAGATAAGCTGACCCAGGTGATTGATAATATCATGAACAATGCCATCAAGTATTCGCCAGATGGTGGAACCATTACTGTTTCCATCAAGACAACTGATGAGCAGTTGATCCTCTCGATTGCGGATGAAGGTCTGGGAATTCCCAAGCAGGACCTGCCTAAGATTTTTGACCGCTTTTATCGAGTGGACAAGGCACGCAGTCGCGCACAGGGCGGAACAGGTCTGGGGCTGGCTATTGCCAAGGAAATTATCAAGCAGCATCAGGGCTTTATCTGGGCTAAGAGTGAGTATGGTGTGGGCTCGACCTTTACCATTGTCTTGCCTTATGAGAATGATGGTGTCCGGGATGACGACTGGGATAATGAAGATATATAG